In a single window of the Streptacidiphilus sp. P02-A3a genome:
- a CDS encoding TetR family transcriptional regulator, translating to MTEPRSRTRTVTPTRPPMRDALVAAAFQLFIERGFEQTTVDDIVALAGVGRRSFFRYFPSKEDVVFPDHERCLADMTEFLDTGADADDPVARVCDAARLVLRMYAENPAFSVQRYRLTRKVPGLRAYELSVVWRYERTLAGYLRGRYADLPEGSIRADVVAAAVVAAHNHALRSWLRGGGSGDSAVLMDRALDLVLGTWGADPSGPADTAPAEDVVVVITRRGTPMWRVVRDVEAAFEGDGGPC from the coding sequence ATGACCGAGCCGCGCAGCCGCACCCGAACCGTCACGCCCACCCGGCCGCCGATGCGCGACGCGCTGGTGGCGGCGGCGTTCCAGCTCTTCATCGAGCGCGGCTTCGAGCAGACCACGGTGGACGACATCGTGGCCCTGGCCGGGGTGGGCCGCCGCTCCTTCTTCCGCTACTTCCCCTCCAAGGAGGACGTGGTCTTCCCGGACCACGAGCGCTGCCTGGCCGACATGACCGAGTTCCTGGACACCGGCGCCGACGCCGACGACCCGGTGGCGCGGGTCTGCGACGCGGCCCGGCTGGTGCTGCGGATGTACGCGGAGAACCCGGCCTTCTCGGTCCAGCGCTACCGGCTCACCAGGAAGGTCCCGGGCCTGCGGGCGTACGAGCTGTCGGTGGTCTGGCGTTACGAGCGCACCCTGGCCGGCTACCTGCGCGGACGCTACGCCGACCTGCCGGAGGGGTCGATCCGGGCCGACGTGGTGGCCGCCGCGGTGGTCGCCGCGCACAACCACGCGCTGCGCTCCTGGCTGCGCGGCGGCGGCAGCGGCGACTCCGCGGTGCTCATGGACCGGGCGCTCGACCTGGTGCTGGGCACCTGGGGGGCCGACCCCTCGGGCCCGGCGGACACCGCCCCGGCGGAGGACGTGGTGGTGGTCATCACCAGGCGCGGAACGCCGATGTGGCGCGTGGTCAGGGACGTCGAGGCTGCCTTCGAGGGCGACGGAGGGCCTTGCTGA